A region from the Variovorax sp. RKNM96 genome encodes:
- a CDS encoding ectoine synthase gives MFVRNLCDVEKSGLLVEWGSGTSHRLLTEKDEMGFTVCHTVVRAGTESLLQYRNHLEACYCIAGEGEIQDMDGNIHAIRPGDLYVLNKHDRHFLRGGSKDLVLVSIFNPPLKGHERHDLKNADGSAY, from the coding sequence GTGTTCGTACGAAATCTTTGCGATGTGGAGAAGTCGGGTTTGCTGGTGGAATGGGGTAGTGGAACGAGCCACCGGCTGCTGACAGAAAAAGACGAAATGGGATTCACCGTATGTCACACGGTGGTCCGCGCCGGAACGGAGTCATTGCTCCAATATCGAAATCACCTGGAGGCGTGCTACTGCATTGCCGGTGAAGGCGAAATTCAGGACATGGATGGCAATATCCATGCGATCCGCCCCGGTGATCTCTACGTGTTGAACAAGCACGACAGGCACTTTCTGCGCGGCGGATCGAAAGACCTGGTGCTGGTGAGCATCTTCAATCCGCCCCTCAAGGGGCATGAGCGCCATGACCTGAAGAATGCAGATGGCTCAGCCTACTGA